The Corynebacterium minutissimum genome includes the window ACTCCCCGAGGCTTAACGCAGCCTTACACGTCCTTCATCGGCTCAGCATGCCAAGGCATCCACCATGCGCCCTCAATAACGAACACACAACCAACACACAAAAGCCACCACAAAAGCAGCAACCAAAGCATGCCGGCGTGAACTACACAAAACACAAAAGAACAGAAATCACACAAACCACACACCCACCACCAACAACCAACCAAAAGGCCAGTCGACAAGATGGTGATCACAGCATGCGGTTTAATGCTCGCGTCCACTATACAGTTCTCACACAACACCCCACACCAACAACACAACCACCAAGCAAAAGCCATCGACAGTGTGCTACCAGCATGGGTTGACATCCAGGGGATAATGCCCCAGACACCCAACAATGCACCAACGTACCTTAAAAAATTTCCGTGTTAGTCAATCAACCATCTGGTCAACAATCATTCTGGTTAAGGTGTATCTCCACCCGATTCAAAAAAGGTGGCAGCAAAACAATCGTCTACTCAACCACCACACACACAACAAACAGTGTGCAAACACCAACTGGTGTCTCATTAATGCTCCTTAGAAAGGAGGTGATCCACCCGCACCTTCCGGTACGGGTACCTTGTTACGACTTCGTCCCAATCGCCGATCCCACCTTAGACAGCTCCCTAACAAGTTTGAGCCACTGGCTTCGGGTGTTACCAACTTTCATGACGTGACGGGCGGTGTGTACAAGGCCCGGGAACGTATTCACCGCAGCATTGCTGATCTACGATTACTAGCGACTCCGACTTCATGGGGTCGAGTTGCAGACCCCAATCCGAACTAAGACCGGCTTTCAGCGATTCGCTCCACCTCACAGTGTCGCTGCGCGTTGTACCGACCATTGTAGCATGTGTGAAGCCCTGGACATAAGGGGCATGATGATTTGACGTCATCCCCACCTTCCTCCGAGTTAACCCCGGCAGTCTCTCATGAGTCCCCAACCAAATGCTGGCAACATAAGACAAGGGTTGCGCTCGTTGCGGGACTTAACCCAACATCTCACGACACGAGCTGACGACAACCATGCACCACCTGTACACCAACCACAAGGGAAACTACATCTCTGCAGCGATCTGGTGTATGTCAAGCCCAGGTAAGGTTCTTCGCGTTGCATCGAATTAATCCACATGCTCCGCCGCTTGTGCGGGCCCCCGTCAATTCCTTTGAGTTTTAGCCTTGCGGCCGTACTCCCCAGGCGGGGCGCTTAATGCGTTAGCTACGGCACAGAAGACGTGGAAGCCCCCTACACCTAGCGCCCACCGTTTACGGCATGGACTACCAGGGTATCTAATCCTGTTCGCTACCCATGCTTTCGCTCCTCAGCGTCAGTAACTGCCCAGAGACCTGCCTTCGCCATCGGTGTTCCTCCTGATATCTGCGCATTTCACCGCTACACCAGGAATTCCAGTCTCCCCTACAGCACTCAAGTTATGCCCGTATCGCCTGCACGCCCGGAGTTAAGCCCCGGAATTTCACAGACGACGCGACAAACCACCTACGAGCTCTTTACGCCCAGTAATTCCGGACAACGCTCGCACCCTACGTATTACCGCGGCTGCTGGCACGTAGTTAGCCGGTGCTTCTTATACAGGTACCGTCACAAAAAGCTTCGTCCCTGTCGAAAGGAGTTTACAACCCGAAGGCCGTCATCCCCCACGCGGCGTCGCTGCATCAGGCTTCCGCCCATTGTGCAATATTCCCCACTGCTGCCTCCCGTAGGAGTCTGGGCCGTATCTCAGTCCCAATGTGGCCGTACACCCTCTCAGGCCGGCTACCCGTCGACGCCTTGGTAGGCCATTACCCCACCAACAAGCTGATAGGCCGCGAGCTCATCTTGCACCGAAAAAACTTTCCAACCACCACACTAAAGACGGTTCCTATCCGGTATTAGACCCAGTTTCCCAAGCTTATCCCAGAGTGCAAGGCAGATCACCCACGTGTTACTCACCCGTTCGCCACTCGAGTACCAGTGCAAGCACTGGCCTTTCCGTTCGACTTGCATGTGTTAAGCACGCCGCCAGCGTTCGTCCTGAGCCAGGATCAAACTCTCCACAAAAAAAGGCCGTGAAAAGCCCAAACCTAGACAAAAAGACAAACCAACACAAACAACACCACAACGATGCTGCCTGAACTGGCAAATCCAAAAATTACATAAAGAAAAAACTTCAACCAACCCCCAACCCGACGGGGCACAAAAAGAGGATTGGCCTAGTCAGAAGATTCCATCAATACGCCCAAACAACTTACTGTTATTTACAATGACGCCGCTTGAAAAAGCGCCATCCGGCATACACCAACCACGATACACATACGGCGTACCGCAGCCAAAATGAATAAAATCAACCAACACAAAAAAGTACATTGGCACACTATTGAGTTCTCACACATCATCCGCACACCACAAGAAAATTAACCAAACGTTAACCTCTCGCAAGCGGCTCGAACAACATTACCCAACAAGCCCAACCAAAGTCAAACCCGCCGAACAAACATTGCCCCAACATCTACCACCAGTTAACCAAACGGCTACCTCGCGGCGACTCGAATTAATATACGCACACCACCAACAAACAACAAATCCCCAGGACAACCGTGAGGTTGAACCGGGGAAACGTCGCCAAGCACTGCTCCTTAGTAGAGCTCTTCCTCTTGCGTGCGCTCGATGGTGGCCCCTAGGGCCTGAAGGTTCTCCACGAAGTTCGGGTAGCCGCGATCAATGTGGAAGACGTCGTGGACCGTCGTTGTCTCATCCGCGCATAGTGCAGAAAGGACCAAACCGGCACCGGCTCGAATGTCGGAACTCCAGACATGAGTGGAGGACAATTGTTCCTGACCACGAATGACAACGTGGTGACCGTCCACCTGCGCGTCGGCACCGAGGCGCAGCATCTCATCAACAAAGCGGAAGCGAGACTCGAAGACATTCTCCGTGATGATGGAGGTTCCCTGCGCTACAGAAGAAAGGCCAATGGCGATCGGCTGCAGATCCGTGGGAAAGCCGGGATACGGCAAGGTCTGGTAGTCCACAGCAGTGGGGCGGCGATCCATGCGTACCCGGAATCCGTTGACATAAGCCTCAATCTCCGCGCCGGCGGACTTGAGCTTTTCCAGCGGAAGGTGCAGATGCTTGGGCGCAATACCGCCAACAGTGATGTCACCTCTCGTCATCACCGCTGCATAAGCCCAGGTGCCGGCAACGATGCGATCACCAATGACCTCGTGCTCGGTCGGGTGCAGTTTGTCCACTCCCTTGATGGTGATGGTGGAGGTTCCTTCACCCTCGATGTTGGCGCCCATCTCCTTGAGCATGAGGCACAAGTCGACGATCTCCGGCTCGCGCGCAGCATTGTGGAGCTGCGTTTCGCCCTCCGCAAGGACGGCGGCAGTCAGGATGTTTTCGGTCGCGCCCACAGAGGGAAAGTCAAGCTTGATGCTGGCGCCGCGCAAGTGTTCCGCTTCGGCTACGACCGCGCCGTGTTCAATACGGGTACTCGCACCAAGTTTTTCCAAACCGGATTGGTGCATATCGAGCGGGCGGGAGCCGATGGCATCTCCGCCGGGGAGCGCCACCTTGGCATGCCCACACCGCGAGGTCAATGGGCCAAGCACGCACACCGAAGCGCGGAACTGACGCACCGCGTCGAAGTCAGCGTTGGAGTGGAGCTCGGCGGGCGTCGTAATGCGCACCGTGTGCCCCTCAATCTCCACGGAGCAGCCCAGGCCCTCGAGGACCTTGCGCATCAGGGGGACATCGAGAATCTCAGGACAATTGGTCAGCGTGGTGGTGCCCTCCGCCAACAAGGCCGCAGCCATCAGCTTCAGCACACTATTTTTGGCACCGTCCACCTTGACGGTGCCCTGTAGGCGCGCCCCACCGGAGACAATAAACTGGTCTTTCACGCCCACCCAACTTACCTACAATCAGGGCAACGCGCCGATGCGACGTGCTGCATTCACCGCTTCATAACGGGTATGAGCACCGAGTTTGCGCATCACAGAGCGCAAATAAGACTTCACAGTCTCGGCGCCGATCCCCATTTCCTCGGCCGCTTCCACGTTGGTATGGCCGAGTGCCACACACGACAGAACATCGAGCTCGCGGGCAGATAGCTTGGTGGACTGCTTGACGCGTACTGGGGACACCATCTGATCACAGAGAGCCTCGAGCTCCTTGCGCAGGCCCTCATCCGAGACGCGGTTTGCCAGCATACGCAGCTTGGAGTGAGTAGAACGTACCTGCTCCCACTCCGCGCCATTCATTACGTGGCCACGCGCGGCTCCACCCTTTCCACTGTCAGCACGGCGGAGGGCTGAATTCACCGCAAGGTCCTGCTCCAGGCAACGAGCGGTCATGGTGACTTCTTCAATAACCTTGTCACCCAAACGCACCGGCGAGTGGACACCGACATAGAGGACACCGCGAATCTCTCGCTGGACAGTGACCGGCACCGCAACGATGGAGTGAAGACCTTCATCCTGGATATAACGGTCATTCTCATGACTAATCGTCGTGGCGCGGGTGTAGTCAGAAACACCGACGGCACGACGCGTGCTCACCACGCGTCCACCGACACCCACGTTGGCGTCAATCACGAGGTTCTGTAGCGCCGGCGTGCGCAAACCTACCCACTGGGTAATCTGCAAACGATTATCCGGCAATAGGGTTCCGTACATAGTGACGGGAATACCCGTAGCAGTCTTCAACGACGACAGTGCTGCGCGTACGGCCTCGTCGTCATCCTTGAGTCGATGCGGCTCCATGAGACTCTCTCTTACTCGGGGGTAACCAGCAGGTGCACCCATATTCCCCGCTGAGAACGGGGGTAGGTGAACACTGTTTGTGAAGTATAACCGGCCGACGGGGGTAATTCTAAATCGCGCCACACAGCTCACAGTCAGGGAATCCCACATTTCATGCCCGAATGATCTGTTCAGACTTTATATACCACTTTGTCTACTAGCGGAGTGTAAGGTGTCTGCTGTACGTCAGAACTTATTTCCAAAGGAGTCCACATCGTGGCTGTCTACAACAACATTCTGGAAACCATCGGCGGCACCCCGCTCGTCCGCCTCAACCGTCTTACCGAGGGCCTCGGCGCCGAGGTGCTGGTGAAGGTCGAGTCCTTTAACCCGGCAAACTCCGTGAAGGACCGCATCGCCAAGGCGATTGTCGACGCCGCCGTAGAATCCGGCCAGCTCAAGCCTGGCGGCACCATCGTTGAGGCCACCTCCGGCAACACCGGTATTGGCTTGGCACTCGTCGGTGCTGCACAGGGCTACAAGGTCATCCTGACCATGCCGGAAACCATGTCCAACGAACGTAAGGTTCTGCTCCGCGCTTACGGTGCTGAGATCGTTCTTACCCCGGGCGCTGCCGGCATGAAGGGTGCCGTCGAGAAGGCGAACGAGATTATCGCCGAGACCCCGAACGCTATCCTGGCTTCCCAGTTCGCAAACGAGGCCAACCCGAAGATCCACGAGCAGACCACTGGCCCGGAAATCTGGAAGGACGCCGAGGGCAAGGTCGACGCTTTCGTTGCCGGCGTGGGCACCGGCGGCACCGTAACCGGCGTTGGCCGTTACCTGCGCTCCCAGAACGCCGACACCTATCTCGTTGCCGTCGAGCCGTCCGACTCCCCTGTTCTCTCCGAAGGCAAGGCTGGCCCGCACAAGATTCAGGGCATTGGCGCCAACTTCGTGCCGGAGGTTCTAGACCGCGAAATCCTTAACGAGGTTCTTACCGCTACCACCGAGGAGTCAGTGTCTACTGCACGCAAGCTCGCTACCGAGGAAGGCCTGCTGGTCGGTATCTCCTCCGGTGCCAACGTCTCCGCTGCTCTGAAGCTGGCTGCTCGTGAGGAATTCAAGGGCAAGACCATCGTGGTAGTTGCTCCGGACTTCGGCGAACGTTACGTCTCCACCATCCTCTTCGAGGACATCCGCGAGGCCTAAAGCAGCCCCTCTTCCCCACTGCGCCCATACGCACAGCGAGGAAACCACCACCCAGCGAATAAAAGCGCCCTATTTCCCCAGGGCGCTTTTCCTTTATAGATAGGATGGTTCGCATGCACATCTTAAAGATGATCCGCGAGGACCTCGCCAATGCCCGCGAGCACGACCCAGCCGCCCGCGGTGACGTGGAGAATGCCGTGGTCTACTCCGGTCTCCACGCTATTTGGTCACACCGCCTTTCCCACCGTATGTGGAAGCGCGGCTGGCGCAGCCCCGCCCGTATCTTGGCGCAGCTGAATCGCTTCTTTACAGGCGTGGAAATCCACCCCGGGGCCACCATTGGACGCCGCTTCTTCATCGACCACGGCATGGGAATCGTCATCGGTGAGACAGCAGAAATCGGCGATGGCGTCATGCTTTATCACGGAGTCACACTCGGCGGCCAGGTGCTCACACAAACCAAGCGCCACCCCACTATTGAAGACAACGTGACCATTGGCGCCGGCGCCAAGGTCCTGGGCCCTATCACCATCGGCGAAGGCTCCGCAGTGGGTGCTAACGCCGTGGT containing:
- the murA gene encoding UDP-N-acetylglucosamine 1-carboxyvinyltransferase, with the translated sequence MKDQFIVSGGARLQGTVKVDGAKNSVLKLMAAALLAEGTTTLTNCPEILDVPLMRKVLEGLGCSVEIEGHTVRITTPAELHSNADFDAVRQFRASVCVLGPLTSRCGHAKVALPGGDAIGSRPLDMHQSGLEKLGASTRIEHGAVVAEAEHLRGASIKLDFPSVGATENILTAAVLAEGETQLHNAAREPEIVDLCLMLKEMGANIEGEGTSTITIKGVDKLHPTEHEVIGDRIVAGTWAYAAVMTRGDITVGGIAPKHLHLPLEKLKSAGAEIEAYVNGFRVRMDRRPTAVDYQTLPYPGFPTDLQPIAIGLSSVAQGTSIITENVFESRFRFVDEMLRLGADAQVDGHHVVIRGQEQLSSTHVWSSDIRAGAGLVLSALCADETTTVHDVFHIDRGYPNFVENLQALGATIERTQEEELY
- the ramA gene encoding acetate metabolism transcriptional regulator RamA — protein: MEPHRLKDDDEAVRAALSSLKTATGIPVTMYGTLLPDNRLQITQWVGLRTPALQNLVIDANVGVGGRVVSTRRAVGVSDYTRATTISHENDRYIQDEGLHSIVAVPVTVQREIRGVLYVGVHSPVRLGDKVIEEVTMTARCLEQDLAVNSALRRADSGKGGAARGHVMNGAEWEQVRSTHSKLRMLANRVSDEGLRKELEALCDQMVSPVRVKQSTKLSARELDVLSCVALGHTNVEAAEEMGIGAETVKSYLRSVMRKLGAHTRYEAVNAARRIGALP
- the cysK gene encoding cysteine synthase A codes for the protein MVAVYNNILETIGGTPLVRLNRLTEGLGAEVLVKVESFNPANSVKDRIAKAIVDAAVESGQLKPGGTIVEATSGNTGIGLALVGAAQGYKVILTMPETMSNERKVLLRAYGAEIVLTPGAAGMKGAVEKANEIIAETPNAILASQFANEANPKIHEQTTGPEIWKDAEGKVDAFVAGVGTGGTVTGVGRYLRSQNADTYLVAVEPSDSPVLSEGKAGPHKIQGIGANFVPEVLDREILNEVLTATTEESVSTARKLATEEGLLVGISSGANVSAALKLAAREEFKGKTIVVVAPDFGERYVSTILFEDIREA
- the epsC gene encoding serine O-acetyltransferase EpsC, which gives rise to MHILKMIREDLANAREHDPAARGDVENAVVYSGLHAIWSHRLSHRMWKRGWRSPARILAQLNRFFTGVEIHPGATIGRRFFIDHGMGIVIGETAEIGDGVMLYHGVTLGGQVLTQTKRHPTIEDNVTIGAGAKVLGPITIGEGSAVGANAVVTKDVPPNHIATGIPAKNRPRKKDERIKLVDPDYYI